A single window of Thalassomonas viridans DNA harbors:
- the pntB gene encoding Re/Si-specific NAD(P)(+) transhydrogenase subunit beta: MSTGLISAAYVIAALLFIFSLAGLSKQESAEAGNWYGVIGMIIALAATIADERVSNIHIIVGTMIVGSLIGLRLAKKVEMTEMPELVAILHSFVGLAAVLVGYNSYFEMQHGPGLNLSAEQQMAINIHLVEVFLGVFIGAVTFTGSVVAFGKLRGIINSAALMLPHRHKMNLLAGVASAVLMVIFVQQGGSDLHLYIMTGIALVFGWHLVASIGGADMPVVVSMLNSYSGWAAAAAGFMLSNDLLIVTGALVGSSGAILSYIMCKAMNRSFISVIAGGFGTDVKVDSEVDYGDHVEIQAEAVAELLSGAKSVIITPGYGMAVAQAQYPVYEMTQQLKAKGVDVRFGIHPVAGRLPGHMNVLLAEAKVPYDIVLGMEEINDDFTDTDVVLVIGANDTVNPAAAEDPSSPIAGMPVLEVWNAKNVIVFKRSMNTGYAGVQNPLFFKDNTQMLFGDAKESVEMIFKAM, encoded by the coding sequence ATATCAACTGGTTTAATTTCGGCCGCTTATGTTATCGCTGCCTTGTTATTTATTTTCAGCCTGGCGGGGCTGAGTAAGCAGGAGTCCGCCGAAGCGGGTAACTGGTACGGTGTCATAGGCATGATTATCGCCCTGGCGGCGACCATAGCCGATGAAAGGGTGTCTAATATCCATATTATTGTCGGCACTATGATAGTCGGCAGCCTGATAGGTTTGCGCCTGGCTAAAAAGGTGGAAATGACGGAAATGCCAGAGTTGGTGGCGATATTGCACAGCTTTGTCGGCCTGGCCGCGGTATTGGTGGGTTACAACAGTTACTTTGAAATGCAGCACGGCCCGGGGTTGAACCTGAGCGCCGAGCAGCAGATGGCCATAAACATACACTTAGTCGAGGTCTTTTTAGGCGTCTTTATCGGGGCGGTGACTTTTACCGGCTCTGTAGTGGCTTTTGGCAAGTTAAGGGGCATCATCAATTCTGCGGCTCTGATGTTACCCCACAGGCACAAAATGAATTTACTCGCCGGTGTCGCCTCTGCGGTGTTGATGGTAATTTTTGTCCAGCAGGGAGGCAGCGATCTGCATCTTTATATTATGACAGGTATCGCCCTGGTGTTCGGCTGGCACCTGGTGGCTTCTATCGGCGGCGCCGATATGCCTGTGGTGGTGTCTATGCTCAACTCCTATTCCGGTTGGGCGGCCGCGGCAGCCGGCTTTATGCTAAGCAATGACCTGCTGATCGTGACCGGCGCCCTGGTGGGCTCGTCCGGGGCCATACTGTCCTACATTATGTGTAAGGCGATGAACCGCTCCTTTATCAGCGTTATTGCCGGCGGTTTCGGCACAGATGTTAAAGTCGACAGCGAAGTGGATTACGGCGACCATGTGGAAATACAGGCGGAAGCGGTGGCGGAATTACTTTCCGGCGCCAAGTCTGTGATCATTACCCCGGGCTACGGCATGGCGGTGGCCCAGGCGCAATATCCCGTTTATGAAATGACCCAACAGCTAAAAGCCAAGGGGGTGGATGTGCGCTTTGGTATTCACCCTGTGGCGGGGCGTTTACCCGGGCATATGAATGTCCTGCTGGCGGAAGCTAAGGTGCCATACGATATCGTACTGGGAATGGAGGAGATCAATGACGACTTCACCGATACTGACGTGGTTTTGGTTATCGGCGCCAACGATACCGTTAACCCAGCCGCGGCGGAAGATCCCAGCAGTCCCATTGCCGGTATGCCGGTGCTGGAAGTCTGGAATGCAAAAAATGTTATCGTCTTTAAACGCTCCATGAATACAGGTTATGCCGGCGTACAAAACCCGCTGTTCTTTAAAGACAATACCCAGATGCTGTTTGGCGATGCCAAAGAGTCGGTTGAGATGATTTTTAAAGCCATGTAG
- a CDS encoding ABC transporter substrate-binding protein yields MWRKWLLIILNKPAHLVFILASAFTCIVPQLQAKETLRIFTWDGYVTEQDLIRVNRLLSAQNYDIEAKVITPFADDADQMFNLIRAGKADVAFLTLFFIKMKHQRMLHLLQPIDTQSPRLSNYKALEPSLTDIPMGMVGDKKFYIPWGGGAYGFYVDRNRVEAQNIPISLNDLWQPKWRDKVSYNLSQEWYNIGITLMSMGKSPFYINKLVREHRHAELIGLKADNSELMGKLTRLYANAGHLWHSGPVFHEKLHIVSSWGPEIMRENNKGSNWQLIRFKEGSMVWLDTINFVHSLKGKKLEAAEIFANYFIGKQVQNRIVNSLSMVAASSLVDSNPLIDNNPAFFQNELFVPPYDTVSGNVVTTITERALLGAQILQKRTNRD; encoded by the coding sequence ATGTGGCGTAAATGGCTGCTTATCATCTTAAATAAACCGGCACACCTGGTCTTTATACTCGCATCTGCTTTCACTTGTATCGTCCCCCAGCTTCAGGCAAAAGAAACCTTACGTATTTTTACCTGGGACGGGTACGTTACCGAGCAGGACTTAATCCGGGTTAACCGGCTGCTGTCAGCGCAGAACTATGACATTGAAGCCAAAGTGATCACCCCTTTTGCCGATGATGCCGATCAAATGTTTAACCTGATCCGCGCCGGCAAAGCCGATGTCGCTTTCCTGACTCTGTTTTTCATTAAAATGAAGCACCAGCGCATGCTGCATTTGCTCCAACCTATCGATACCCAATCCCCCAGGCTCAGCAACTATAAAGCACTTGAGCCGAGCCTGACGGATATTCCCATGGGCATGGTCGGGGATAAAAAATTCTACATTCCCTGGGGCGGCGGCGCCTATGGCTTTTATGTCGACCGCAACCGGGTAGAAGCACAGAACATTCCCATATCCCTGAACGACTTATGGCAGCCTAAATGGCGGGACAAAGTGTCCTATAACCTCAGCCAGGAATGGTACAACATAGGCATTACCCTGATGTCGATGGGAAAATCTCCCTTTTATATCAACAAACTGGTCCGGGAGCACAGACACGCTGAGCTGATCGGCCTTAAAGCGGACAACAGTGAATTGATGGGCAAACTCACCCGGCTTTATGCCAATGCCGGTCACTTATGGCATAGCGGACCGGTGTTTCACGAAAAGCTGCATATCGTCAGCAGCTGGGGACCGGAGATCATGCGGGAGAATAATAAAGGCAGCAACTGGCAATTGATCCGCTTTAAGGAAGGCAGCATGGTGTGGCTGGACACCATTAACTTTGTCCATTCCCTCAAAGGAAAAAAGCTGGAAGCGGCAGAAATTTTTGCCAACTACTTTATCGGCAAGCAGGTGCAAAACCGTATCGTGAACTCCCTTTCCATGGTGGCAGCATCAAGCCTGGTGGACAGCAATCCGCTTATTGATAATAACCCGGCATTTTTCCAGAACGAACTTTTTGTCCCTCCCTATGACACCGTCTCGGGCAATGTCGTCACCACAATCACTGAGCGGGCGCTGCTCGGCGCACAGATATTGCAAAAAAGAACAAACCGGGATTAA
- a CDS encoding alanine/glycine:cation symporter family protein produces MIEAWLGTINGYLWGSILIYLLTACGLWFTWRLKGIQFRHFFHMFTLLGASRKGRNPDDKMNGQGADNLPSPQGISSFQALCTTLAARVGTGNLMGVAVAISLGGAGAVFWMWLIALLGMATAFAESSLGQLYKEKDGNNAFRGGPAYYMRKGLKSPALAVTFSLCLFFGYGFVFSSVQANSITNAFYGSFGVPPITTGIIITICAALVILGGLKNIARFAELIVPFMGIAYLLVSLAVVLINLPAIPGIITDIFTSALGLKEAGGGLVGAAIVQGVKRGLYSNEAGMGSSPNAAAAAIPYPPHPVSQGYIQMLAVFFDTLVICSCTAFVILLAPAQGENIQGILLTQQAFASQVGSWGSDFITLAILLFGFTSIVANFAYADNNLKYLKLDHAAGHWFLRIGFLGMLVFGSAASLPQVIALADLATGLMTVVNVVALFLLSKVVLAITQDYHGQLKQKKVPCYRASEEQQHSFNLTKKIWSD; encoded by the coding sequence GTGATTGAAGCTTGGCTGGGGACGATAAACGGTTACTTGTGGGGCAGCATATTAATTTATTTGCTTACCGCCTGTGGCCTGTGGTTTACCTGGCGGCTCAAGGGCATTCAGTTTCGACATTTTTTCCATATGTTCACCCTGCTGGGAGCGAGTAGGAAAGGGCGAAATCCTGATGACAAGATGAACGGACAAGGAGCTGATAACCTTCCTTCCCCCCAGGGGATTTCTTCTTTTCAGGCGCTGTGTACCACACTGGCGGCGCGGGTCGGTACAGGTAATTTAATGGGGGTAGCCGTGGCTATCTCCTTAGGCGGTGCAGGTGCCGTTTTCTGGATGTGGCTGATAGCGCTTTTGGGCATGGCTACCGCCTTTGCCGAAAGTTCGCTGGGGCAGCTTTATAAAGAAAAAGATGGTAATAACGCCTTTCGCGGCGGTCCGGCTTATTATATGCGTAAAGGGCTGAAAAGCCCGGCGCTGGCGGTGACTTTCTCCCTGTGTTTATTTTTCGGGTACGGTTTTGTGTTCAGCTCGGTACAGGCCAATTCTATTACTAATGCTTTTTATGGCTCTTTCGGCGTGCCGCCGATCACCACAGGCATTATTATCACTATCTGCGCTGCCCTGGTGATCCTGGGGGGGTTGAAAAACATCGCCCGCTTTGCCGAGCTGATCGTGCCTTTTATGGGCATTGCCTATCTTTTGGTGTCGCTTGCTGTCGTGCTGATTAACTTGCCGGCCATTCCCGGCATTATCACGGATATCTTTACTTCGGCCTTGGGGTTAAAAGAAGCCGGAGGCGGTCTGGTGGGGGCGGCGATAGTGCAGGGGGTGAAACGCGGGCTTTATTCCAATGAAGCCGGTATGGGCAGCTCCCCCAATGCCGCGGCGGCCGCTATTCCCTATCCGCCCCATCCGGTGTCCCAGGGTTATATCCAGATGTTGGCGGTTTTTTTCGATACTTTGGTGATCTGCTCCTGTACCGCTTTTGTTATTTTGCTTGCGCCGGCGCAAGGGGAAAATATCCAGGGGATTTTACTAACCCAGCAGGCCTTTGCCAGCCAGGTGGGCTCCTGGGGCAGTGACTTTATTACCCTGGCGATTTTGCTGTTTGGTTTTACTTCTATCGTGGCAAATTTTGCCTATGCCGATAATAACCTGAAATATCTAAAACTGGACCATGCCGCGGGGCACTGGTTCTTAAGGATAGGCTTTTTGGGCATGCTGGTGTTTGGCTCGGCCGCTTCCCTGCCGCAGGTCATTGCCCTGGCAGATCTGGCCACCGGTTTGATGACGGTAGTGAATGTGGTGGCGCTGTTTTTATTGTCCAAAGTCGTGCTGGCCATCACCCAGGATTATCACGGGCAATTAAAGCAGAAAAAGGTGCCTTGTTACCGGGCAAGCGAGGAGCAGCAGCACAGCTTTAATTTAACGAAAAAGATTTGGTCGGATTAG
- a CDS encoding DEAD/DEAH box helicase, with amino-acid sequence MSVDAIGLSADLLKAVKACGYKNLTPVQQQAIPVIRTGVDLLASAQTGTGKTAAFSLPILDALAKKQKNSEASGTPTLKALILTPTRELAMQVADNITTYSEFLPLTSGVIYGGVNMPGQTQMLKNGVDILVATPGRLLEHLSLRNVDLSHVKYLVMDEADRMLDMGFLSDIEKILTHIKQKHQTLMFSATFSNKVKTLANQILTTPKTLEISRQNSTSGKVKQSVYWVSEQRKRELLSELIGVNNWQQVLVFAGTRESANVLAKELKLDGIKTVVCHGEKSQGSRNQALEKFINGSVRVLVATDVAARGLDIADLPYVVNFHLPFLAEDYVHRIGRTGRAGKVGTAISLVSPKDEKFLGNIEALIGRRFERIIVPGYELDRPLPLQYGEEAGQVPDKNRYQRTRDKNREIARKNAGEKAPGGKRGGKPTQGKKAVGKKKVVGKKLSKKAIVGNQRAAEKKRRQP; translated from the coding sequence ATGAGTGTTGATGCAATTGGTTTGTCTGCAGATTTATTAAAGGCGGTAAAAGCCTGCGGTTATAAAAATTTAACACCCGTCCAGCAGCAGGCGATCCCTGTGATCCGCACCGGTGTCGATCTGCTTGCCAGCGCGCAAACCGGCACCGGAAAAACCGCCGCATTCTCTTTGCCTATTCTGGATGCTTTGGCCAAAAAACAGAAAAACAGTGAAGCTTCAGGCACGCCTACGCTCAAAGCCCTGATCTTAACGCCGACCCGCGAACTGGCAATGCAGGTGGCGGACAATATCACCACCTACAGTGAATTTTTGCCGCTGACTTCCGGCGTGATTTACGGCGGCGTAAATATGCCGGGGCAAACCCAGATGCTGAAAAATGGCGTCGATATCCTGGTGGCGACGCCGGGCCGGTTATTGGAGCACCTTAGCCTGAGAAATGTTGATCTCAGCCATGTGAAATACCTGGTGATGGATGAAGCAGACCGCATGCTGGACATGGGCTTTTTAAGCGATATCGAAAAGATTCTGACCCACATCAAGCAAAAACACCAAACCCTGATGTTCTCGGCCACTTTTTCCAATAAAGTGAAGACCCTGGCCAATCAGATTTTAACCACTCCCAAGACTCTGGAAATTTCCCGGCAAAATTCCACCTCCGGCAAGGTCAAGCAGTCGGTTTACTGGGTGTCGGAGCAAAGAAAACGTGAACTCTTGTCTGAGTTGATCGGGGTGAACAACTGGCAGCAGGTGCTGGTGTTTGCCGGTACCCGGGAAAGCGCCAATGTGCTGGCGAAAGAGCTTAAGCTTGACGGCATTAAAACTGTGGTGTGTCACGGTGAAAAATCCCAGGGCTCACGAAACCAGGCACTGGAGAAATTTATCAACGGCAGTGTCCGGGTGCTGGTGGCTACCGATGTTGCCGCCCGTGGCCTTGATATCGCGGATTTGCCTTATGTGGTGAATTTCCACCTGCCGTTTTTGGCGGAAGACTATGTGCACCGCATCGGCCGCACCGGCCGGGCGGGTAAGGTGGGCACCGCCATTTCCCTGGTAAGCCCGAAAGATGAGAAGTTCCTGGGCAATATCGAAGCCCTGATCGGCCGACGTTTTGAGCGTATTATCGTGCCTGGATATGAGCTGGATCGTCCTTTGCCGCTGCAGTACGGCGAGGAAGCCGGCCAGGTGCCGGATAAAAACCGCTACCAGAGAACCCGTGACAAGAACCGGGAAATTGCCCGTAAAAATGCCGGGGAGAAAGCGCCGGGCGGCAAACGTGGCGGCAAGCCAACGCAGGGCAAAAAAGCCGTCGGCAAGAAAAAAGTTGTCGGTAAGAAACTAAGCAAAAAGGCCATTGTCGGTAACCAGCGGGCCGCCGAGAAAAAACGCAGGCAGCCTTAA
- a CDS encoding GGDEF domain-containing protein — protein MQTINILENRYSPFNAFKVFDSSSFENNKRGSALLEQLQVTLDLEKLLNIFAIEAAKYVDFSGLYFKHGSIRKAIRGSRSASNERQFELKLNNEFIGMLTYAVNTPISHSCSKILNQLHQYLLYPMRNAIEYHRAMQLAMQDGLTGLGNRRYFDEQLRRAMHQANRHHSHVGLVVCDLNKFKAVNDTHGHGVGDQVLVHFADALRASVRDSDSLFRFGGDEFAVLVENATEESLTVIKHRINQATANDALLAKYKVSCSLGVALMNRADDEQSLFERADQALYNEKMGMPPHLSLVEA, from the coding sequence ATGCAAACTATAAATATCCTCGAAAATCGTTATTCACCATTTAATGCTTTTAAAGTATTTGATTCTTCCTCGTTTGAAAACAATAAACGGGGCTCTGCGTTGTTAGAACAGCTGCAGGTCACTCTGGACCTGGAAAAGCTGCTCAATATATTTGCGATAGAGGCCGCGAAATATGTCGATTTTTCAGGTCTTTATTTTAAACATGGTAGCATAAGAAAAGCGATACGTGGTAGTCGCAGTGCCAGTAATGAACGTCAGTTCGAATTAAAACTCAATAATGAGTTTATCGGTATGCTGACTTATGCCGTCAATACTCCCATTAGCCACAGCTGCAGTAAAATATTAAATCAGCTGCACCAATACCTGCTTTACCCTATGCGTAATGCCATCGAATACCACAGGGCAATGCAGCTGGCGATGCAGGACGGTTTAACCGGCCTGGGCAACCGCAGATATTTTGACGAGCAGTTAAGGCGGGCTATGCATCAGGCCAACCGCCATCATTCTCATGTCGGCCTGGTGGTATGTGATCTCAACAAATTTAAAGCCGTTAACGATACCCATGGCCATGGTGTAGGCGACCAGGTGCTGGTACATTTTGCCGATGCACTGCGCGCCAGTGTCCGCGACTCCGACAGTTTATTCCGTTTCGGCGGCGATGAATTTGCCGTGTTAGTGGAAAACGCCACCGAAGAGTCTTTAACCGTGATCAAGCACAGGATCAACCAGGCCACCGCCAATGATGCCCTGCTGGCAAAATATAAAGTCAGTTGTTCTTTAGGCGTCGCTTTGATGAACCGCGCCGACGACGAACAAAGCTTGTTTGAACGGGCAGATCAGGCCCTGTACAATGAAAAAATGGGCATGCCGCCCCATCTGAGCCTGGTAGAAGCATAA
- a CDS encoding monovalent cation:proton antiporter family protein encodes MFDILAILTSAVFIVWIFRHLKLPAILAYLVAGMLVGEHGLAWTQAQVDYEHFAELGIVFLLFTLGLEFSLPKLVAMRHLVLAVGSLQVGISLVLFMALALLFGQSLGSAFVIGGILALSSTAIVVRQLSESGATKRKSGQLAVAVLLFQDVAVVPLLIITPMLTQGGEASMMFALALALVKGVFVVGLLWFIGKWLLPRIFNLVAQVRTDELFVLTTLLVTLLASALTQWFGLSMALGAFLAGMMLGESQYKHQLEADIRPYRDILLGLFFVTVGMKLDIKVLMSEPVLIVSLMISFMVIKVLVVRFLAVRAGESVKDAWAGAIMLCQMGEFGFVLIAMASQMSLLSVEIASALLGSGVISMAMTPYLINNARSWSVWLSHDRKIDTHELEHLPPEKEFSDHVIICGFGRIGQTVSRFLKQERIDFVAIDIDPLRVSTSREAGEKVLFGSSRQSELLHAAGLDRAKLVVIAFGEDRQSIEVIQKVRSLSPEVPILVRTRNDDQLDQMQQAGANEVVPESLEGSLMLVSQVLSLSGVPFSRIIRRVQRERKNHYNHLHGFFQGEHTDMSSGAKGRIEFAHAILLTDDAYAIGHTLLSLNLPSRRVHIIALRRGDREIEQPDEKTVLMAQDTLVLRGKPRRIERTERYLQKGE; translated from the coding sequence ATGTTTGATATTCTCGCCATCTTAACCAGTGCTGTATTTATTGTTTGGATTTTCAGGCACCTGAAATTGCCGGCAATTCTGGCATATCTGGTGGCGGGTATGCTGGTGGGGGAACATGGCCTGGCCTGGACTCAGGCCCAGGTGGATTACGAACATTTCGCCGAACTGGGCATAGTTTTTCTATTGTTTACCTTAGGGCTGGAGTTCTCCCTGCCCAAGCTGGTGGCCATGCGTCACCTGGTGCTGGCGGTGGGCAGCTTACAGGTGGGCATATCCCTGGTGCTCTTTATGGCGCTGGCGCTGTTGTTTGGCCAGAGCCTGGGCAGTGCTTTTGTTATTGGCGGCATCCTGGCGCTGTCTTCCACCGCCATTGTTGTCCGTCAGCTTAGCGAAAGCGGCGCCACTAAAAGAAAATCCGGCCAGCTGGCGGTGGCTGTCTTGCTGTTTCAGGATGTCGCCGTAGTGCCTTTACTGATCATTACCCCTATGCTGACCCAGGGAGGCGAGGCATCTATGATGTTTGCCCTGGCGCTGGCGCTGGTCAAAGGGGTCTTTGTGGTCGGCCTGTTATGGTTTATCGGCAAATGGCTCCTGCCCAGGATATTTAATCTGGTGGCCCAGGTCAGAACCGATGAGCTTTTTGTGTTGACGACTTTGCTGGTGACTTTGCTGGCGTCGGCCCTGACTCAGTGGTTTGGTTTGTCTATGGCCTTAGGGGCTTTCCTGGCGGGGATGATGCTGGGAGAAAGCCAGTATAAACACCAGTTGGAGGCGGATATCCGCCCTTACCGGGATATTCTGCTGGGGCTGTTTTTTGTCACTGTCGGCATGAAACTCGATATCAAAGTGCTGATGTCTGAGCCGGTATTGATTGTCAGCCTGATGATCTCCTTTATGGTGATCAAGGTGCTGGTGGTGCGCTTTTTGGCGGTGCGGGCAGGGGAGTCGGTAAAAGACGCCTGGGCCGGGGCTATTATGCTGTGCCAGATGGGAGAATTTGGTTTTGTGCTGATCGCCATGGCCAGTCAGATGTCGCTGTTGTCGGTGGAGATAGCTTCGGCTTTGCTGGGCTCGGGAGTGATTTCCATGGCGATGACGCCTTATTTGATCAACAACGCCAGGAGCTGGTCTGTGTGGTTAAGCCACGACCGGAAAATAGATACCCACGAGCTTGAACACCTGCCGCCGGAAAAAGAGTTTAGCGACCATGTGATCATCTGCGGCTTTGGCCGTATCGGGCAAACCGTCAGCCGCTTTTTAAAGCAGGAAAGAATCGATTTTGTTGCCATAGATATCGACCCGTTGCGGGTCAGTACGTCCCGTGAAGCCGGTGAAAAGGTATTGTTCGGTTCTTCCCGGCAATCAGAATTGTTGCATGCCGCTGGCCTCGACAGGGCCAAACTGGTGGTGATAGCTTTTGGTGAAGACAGGCAGTCGATTGAAGTGATCCAAAAGGTGCGCTCGCTCTCGCCTGAGGTGCCTATTCTGGTAAGAACCCGAAATGACGACCAATTGGATCAGATGCAGCAGGCGGGGGCCAACGAAGTAGTGCCGGAAAGCCTGGAAGGCAGCCTGATGCTGGTGTCCCAGGTATTGTCCCTGTCCGGGGTGCCTTTCTCGCGCATTATCCGCCGGGTGCAAAGGGAGCGGAAAAACCACTACAACCATCTGCACGGTTTTTTCCAGGGGGAGCATACAGATATGAGCTCGGGGGCCAAGGGCAGGATAGAGTTTGCCCATGCGATTCTGCTCACCGATGATGCCTATGCCATAGGGCATACCTTGTTGTCGCTGAATCTGCCCAGCCGCCGGGTGCATATTATTGCCCTGCGTCGGGGAGACAGAGAGATTGAACAGCCGGATGAAAAAACCGTGCTGATGGCGCAGGATACCCTGGTTTTACGGGGTAAACCGCGCCGGATAGAGCGCACCGAACGTTATCTGCAAAAAGGCGAGTAG